A genomic window from Triticum urartu cultivar G1812 chromosome 7, Tu2.1, whole genome shotgun sequence includes:
- the LOC125524916 gene encoding putative UDP-rhamnose:rhamnosyltransferase 1 produces the protein MEMAEAAAGAGTGGLEVAVFPWLAFGHMIPFLELSKRLAARGHAVAFVSTPRNLSRLPPVPPHLSAHIRFVPLPLPAVEGLPEGAEATSDLPPDKVGLLKKAMDGLAGPLASFLADAVAAGRRPDWIILDFCHHWVPPIADQHKVPCAAFLIFHAAFMAFIGPRWANSVHPRTNPEDFTEPPKWIPFPSTTVFLHHEARRMLADNFGENASGKSDTDRLWDVFERCRLTIHRSCRELEPRMFTLLSDLLRKPAVPAGILLPGAPDDRDEDHRHSSSGGADSHQVLRWLDDQPPKSVIYVGLGSEAPLTLENIHELALGLELAGVHFLWALRKPAGTNNKQELLPAGFEERTQDRGVVCTGWVPQVKVLAHGATAAFLTHCGWGSTIESFGFGLSLVMLPFLTDTPMIARAMAERGIGVLVPRDGSDGSFDRDGVVVAVRRVMSEHEGKVFATNAKKLKELVVDERRQEQYIHELEEHLRRYKDDRGSTAAS, from the exons ATGGAAATGGCAGAGGCGGCTGCCGGCGCCGGTACGGGCGGGCTGGAGGTGGCGGTGTTCCCGTGGCTGGCGTTCGGGCACATGATCCCGTTCCTGGAGCTCTCCAAGCGCCTCGCCGCGAGGGGCCACGCCGTCGCCTTCGTGTCCACTCCGCGGAACCTCTCCAGGCTGCCGCCCGTGCCGCCGCACCTGTCCGCGCACATCCGCttcgtgccgctgccgctgccggcCGTGGAGGGCTTGCCGGAGGGCGCCGAGGCCACGTCTGACCTGCCTCCCGACAAGGTCGGGCTGCTCAAGAAGGCCATGGACGGCCTCGCCGGCCCGCTCGCGTCGTTCCTCGCGGACGCCGTAGCCGCCGGCAGGAGGCCCGACTGGATCATCCTCGACTTCTGCCACCACTGGGTCCCGCCCATCGCCGACCAGCACAAG GTGCCATGCGCCGCGTTCCTGATCTTCCATGCCGCCTTTATGGCCTTTATTGGGCCGCGGTGGGCGAACAGCGTGCACCCGCGGACGAATCCAGAGGACTTCACCGAGCCGCCCAAGTGGATCCCCTTCCCGTCCACCACCGTCTTCCTCCACCACGAGGCCCGGCGGATGCTCGCGGACAACTTCGGTGAGAACGCGTCAGGCAAGTCGGACACTGACCGTTTGTGGGACGTGTTCGAGCGTTGCCGCCTCACCATCCACCGCAGCTGTCGCGAGCTGGAGCCTCGAATGTTCACCCTCCTCTCGGATCTCTTGCGGAAGCCCGCCGTCCCCGCCGGGATCCTGCTGCCGGGGGCGCCTGACGACCGTGACGAGGACCACCGGCACAGCAGCTCTGGCGGCGCCGACAGTCACCAGGTCCTACGTTGGCTCGACGACCAACCACCCAAGTCTGTCATCTACGTCGGGCTGGGTAGCGAGGCGCCACTGACTCTAGAGAACATCCATGAACTCGCGCTCGGACTGGAGCTCGCCGGGGTGCACTTCCTTTGGGCGCTACGCAAGCCGGCCGGCACAAACAACAAGCAGGAGCTGTTGCCGGCCGGGTTCGAGGAGCGGACGCAGGACCGTGGGGTGGTCTGCACAGGGTGGGTGCCTCAGGTGAAGGTGCTCGCTCACGGCGCCACGGCCGCGTTCCTGACGCACTGTGGTTGGGGCTCCACCATCGAGAGCTTCGGCTTCGGGCTTTCGCTGGTCATGCTCCCTTTCCTCACCGACACGCCTATGATCGCGCGGGCGATGGCGGAGAGAGGAATTGGTGTGCTGGTGCCAAGGGACGGCAGTGACGGCTCATTTGACAGGGACGGTGTCGTGGTGGCCGTGCGGCGCGTCATGTCGGAGCATGAGGGGAAGGTGTTCGCGACCAACGCCAAGAAGCTGAAGGAGCTTGTCGTGGACGAGAGGCGCCAGGAGCAGTACATCCACGAGCTCGAGGAGCATCTGAGACGCTACAAAGACGACAGGGGCAGTACAGCGGCGAGTTGA